Sequence from the Fulvivirga ligni genome:
AAACGTCATGGCCACATTTCCTTGTCGGTCTAGTGCAATAACGCCGCCTGTTCCTCCTGTTTCTGTAAGCTTCCTGCTGATTACCTCTTTTGTGGCTTCCTCAACCGTCATGTAATTATATTTCATGTTAGCGGCAACATCATAAGCAATCACTTCTCTTATAAAGTATTCGCCATGTCCTGTGCCTGATATGCCACATGTCTCATTATGAGCATAGGTGCCTGCGCCAATAACTGGAGAGTCTCCTATTCTTCCGTATTTTTTATTTGTCATTCCTCCGGTGGATGTTCCTGCTGCTATGTTTCCCTTCGAGTCAAGTGCTACACAGCCTACAGTTCCAAATTTATAGTCAGGATAAGTTTGCATATAGGCCGTTTCCTTGTTGTCCTGCTGTTCCTTTATTTTTTGGAATTGCTCAAACCTCGTTTCATCAAAAAAGTATGATGGCTCTACCATTTCCATGCCCTGCTCTTCTGCAAAAACCTCTGCACCGTGGCCAGCCATCATTACATGAGGTGATTTCTCCATTACGGTACGAGCGGCTAGAATAGGACTTTTTATGCGGCTTATGCCTGCTACTGCGCCAGCCATGCCAGTGGCTCCATCCATAATGGAGGCATCTAATTCGTTTTTACCCTGATTGGTGAATACGGCACCTTTTCCGGCATTAAATAGAGGTGATTGTTCCATTACCTGAATGGTTCCCGTTACAGCATCTAAAGCCGATCCGCCATCTTTTAATATCTGATAACCAGTGTTTAACGCTTCCTGAAGCTTTTCTTGATAAGCTTTTTCTCGTTCAGGAGTCATGTTTTCTTTCTTGATGGTACCGGCGCCACCATGGATCACCAAAGTAATTGGTCCGGCTCCTTGAACCACTTCAGTAGTTTTTGCGTTAAGGGCTGAACTGTCACTTTCTTCGCCATGCTGCTTACATGAACTGAAGAAAAAGGATAAAAGAACAATGCAATTAATAAGTATGTGTAGTCTTAAATTCATAATAATGAGTTTAATTTGCAGCCTTAAATTAGAAGTGTGAGGTTAATTTATCTAACCGCTCATGTAAAGATTTATTCATACTGATTTTTTTGTTTTTCGTTTTCATAAATTATTTTTAGGCGATTTGTAAAAAATCCAAGTTATCACTTAAACTAATTAACCATGAGCAAGGAAGAAAAGACCAGGTACTCAGACGCTGAGTTAGCGGAATTTGAAACGTTAATCAATGAAAAGCTGGAAAAAGCCAAAGGCGAGCTTAAGATTTTAAAAGGATCTTTAAATAAAAGCAATGATGAGGGCACTGACAGCACTTCTGGTAATACCAAAGTCTTAGAAGATGGTGCGGATACGGCAGAGAAAGAAAATCTTAGTCAGTTAGCGGCAAGACAGCAAAAATTTATCAACAATCTTGAGAATGCTCTAATAAGAATCAAAAACGGTACTTATGGCGTGTGTTCTGTAACAGGAAAGTTGATTGCTAAGGAAAGACTTAAAGCAGTACCTCATACTACACAATCTATTGAGGCTAAATTGAGCCAACAGAATTAATTGGATTTTCTTCAAAACCATATTGAAGCACTAGTATTCTGCTCTACCAGCCCTATTAAGGAAAAGGATTTACAAGCATGCTTATCTGAAATGTTTGAGGCGGATGTGCCTATGGAAGACATAGAAACAGCCTTGGAGGAAATAGGTAAGAAGTATGAGGGTGATAATTTTTCCTTTAGTTTAAATCATAGTGGTGGAGGCTATCAGTTTTTGACTAAGCCGGCTTATCAAGCCAGTATTGGCATTATGCTTAAGCAGCAGTCAAAACGTAGATTATCTACATCTGCGCTGGAAACGCTTTCTATCATTGC
This genomic interval carries:
- the scpB gene encoding SMC-Scp complex subunit ScpB, coding for MDFLQNHIEALVFCSTSPIKEKDLQACLSEMFEADVPMEDIETALEEIGKKYEGDNFSFSLNHSGGGYQFLTKPAYQASIGIMLKQQSKRRLSTSALETLSIIAYKQPVTKSDVESIRGVSCDYAVQKLLEKSLIEIKGKADAIGRPLLYGTSDSFMEYFGINSLKELPTPKDFAEAGDNVIGEESDEN
- a CDS encoding isoaspartyl peptidase/L-asparaginase family protein; the encoded protein is MNLRLHILINCIVLLSFFFSSCKQHGEESDSSALNAKTTEVVQGAGPITLVIHGGAGTIKKENMTPEREKAYQEKLQEALNTGYQILKDGGSALDAVTGTIQVMEQSPLFNAGKGAVFTNQGKNELDASIMDGATGMAGAVAGISRIKSPILAARTVMEKSPHVMMAGHGAEVFAEEQGMEMVEPSYFFDETRFEQFQKIKEQQDNKETAYMQTYPDYKFGTVGCVALDSKGNIAAGTSTGGMTNKKYGRIGDSPVIGAGTYAHNETCGISGTGHGEYFIREVIAYDVAANMKYNYMTVEEATKEVISRKLTETGGTGGVIALDRQGNVAMTFNTAGMFRGYIKEENKPQVFMYGNELN
- a CDS encoding TraR/DksA family transcriptional regulator; translation: MSKEEKTRYSDAELAEFETLINEKLEKAKGELKILKGSLNKSNDEGTDSTSGNTKVLEDGADTAEKENLSQLAARQQKFINNLENALIRIKNGTYGVCSVTGKLIAKERLKAVPHTTQSIEAKLSQQN